One window of the Pseudomonas lurida genome contains the following:
- a CDS encoding SDR family oxidoreductase, whose amino-acid sequence MQAQPLSLPAVPEPTYGERLKNKVVIITGAAQGIGEAIVACFQAQQARLVIADIQGEKVEQVAAHWRERGAEIYAQPVDITSQEQWQALVNVAIERFGRVDVLINCAGVNVFRDPLQMTDEDWRRCFAIDLDGAWFGCRTVLPYMIEQGIGNIINIASTHSSHIIPGCFPYPVAKHGLLGLTRALGIEYAPKGIRVNAIAPGYIETQLNVDYWNGFPDPHAERQRAFDLHPPKRIGQPVEVAMTALFLATDEAPFINATCLMIDGGRSVMYHD is encoded by the coding sequence ATGCAGGCACAACCGTTGTCACTCCCCGCCGTGCCCGAGCCAACCTATGGCGAGCGGTTGAAGAACAAAGTGGTGATCATCACCGGCGCCGCCCAGGGCATTGGCGAAGCCATCGTTGCGTGCTTCCAGGCCCAGCAGGCGCGGCTGGTCATCGCCGACATCCAAGGCGAAAAGGTCGAGCAAGTTGCCGCCCACTGGCGCGAACGCGGTGCCGAGATCTACGCGCAACCCGTCGATATCACCTCCCAGGAGCAATGGCAGGCGTTGGTCAATGTGGCCATCGAGCGCTTTGGCCGCGTGGATGTGCTGATCAACTGCGCAGGGGTGAATGTGTTCCGCGACCCACTGCAGATGACCGACGAAGACTGGCGCCGCTGCTTCGCCATCGACCTCGACGGTGCCTGGTTCGGCTGCCGCACGGTGCTGCCGTACATGATCGAGCAAGGTATCGGCAACATCATCAATATTGCCTCCACCCATTCCAGCCACATCATCCCCGGCTGCTTCCCTTATCCAGTGGCCAAGCACGGCCTGCTCGGCCTTACCCGTGCCCTTGGCATCGAGTACGCGCCCAAGGGCATCCGCGTGAATGCCATCGCGCCGGGCTATATCGAGACCCAGCTCAACGTCGACTACTGGAATGGCTTCCCCGACCCCCACGCCGAGCGCCAACGCGCGTTCGACCTGCACCCGCCCAAGCGCATCGGCCAGCCGGTCGAAGTGGCGATGACGGCACTGTTCCTGGCGACCGACGAGGCGCCTTTTATCAATGCCACCTGCCTGATGATCGATGGCGGGCGGTCGGTGATGTACCACGACTAA
- a CDS encoding MFS transporter: protein MHSKSPVSTQLFALFCVASFLLSLSYGSTFLLSLLIHARGGNEHDAGSVISMAMLSTFVAVVVSGHLSDAVGAARAIAGMGVLLVVACLGFALMPGFGQGLMLFGLALGLGWGVFYTLGPIIVAMLVAPPQRAKYFALLSGSMMTGIGSGPLLGRAASALGWPLTTAFHIAAIASLVAVVMFWRLGAHLTQRGNAPVAKISWVATRQVLSSKAAFAILMVGLGGCVFGGLSSFQTSYAAAHSLDYSLFFVGFLSAAITSRLLIAGFVVKRDAYRSACVLSGLMLVSVLMFGFTVSGSTSYLLAAITLGVGYGLTYSVINGLVANEAPAGTTSQALLLFSLAYFIGVFGFPLLAGKIIVAYGLPSLLLSLAAVALFNWLITIARLIGRRALAHKILQVTQDRSSPSRHERQTQADQ from the coding sequence ATGCATTCCAAGTCGCCGGTGAGCACCCAGCTGTTCGCCCTGTTCTGTGTTGCCAGTTTTCTGTTGTCGCTGTCGTACGGCTCGACCTTCCTGCTGTCGTTGCTGATTCATGCGCGCGGTGGCAATGAACATGATGCGGGCAGCGTGATTTCCATGGCCATGCTAAGCACCTTCGTCGCGGTGGTGGTCTCCGGGCATTTATCGGATGCCGTGGGCGCAGCGCGGGCGATTGCAGGCATGGGCGTGCTGCTGGTGGTGGCATGCCTGGGCTTTGCACTGATGCCTGGGTTCGGCCAGGGCTTGATGCTGTTTGGCCTGGCCCTGGGGCTAGGCTGGGGGGTGTTCTACACGTTGGGGCCGATCATCGTGGCGATGCTGGTGGCGCCGCCGCAACGGGCGAAATACTTTGCGCTGTTGTCGGGCAGCATGATGACGGGGATCGGTTCCGGCCCCTTGCTGGGACGGGCGGCGAGCGCGCTGGGATGGCCCCTGACCACCGCGTTCCACATCGCCGCGATCGCCAGCCTGGTCGCAGTGGTGATGTTCTGGCGCCTGGGCGCCCACCTCACGCAACGGGGCAATGCGCCGGTAGCCAAAATTTCCTGGGTCGCCACCCGCCAGGTGCTGTCGTCCAAAGCGGCCTTCGCGATCCTGATGGTGGGCCTGGGTGGGTGTGTCTTTGGTGGGTTGTCATCCTTCCAGACCAGCTACGCAGCGGCACATTCGCTGGACTACTCGTTGTTCTTCGTGGGTTTCCTGAGCGCCGCGATCACCAGTCGTTTGCTGATAGCGGGGTTTGTCGTCAAGCGCGATGCCTATCGCAGCGCGTGCGTGCTGTCGGGGCTGATGCTGGTGTCGGTGTTGATGTTCGGCTTCACGGTGTCGGGCAGCACCAGCTACCTGCTCGCCGCCATCACCCTGGGCGTGGGTTATGGCCTGACCTATTCGGTGATCAACGGGCTGGTGGCCAATGAAGCACCGGCCGGCACGACCTCCCAGGCGCTGCTGCTGTTCAGCCTGGCGTACTTCATCGGTGTATTCGGGTTTCCACTGCTCGCGGGAAAGATCATCGTCGCGTACGGCCTGCCATCACTGCTGCTGAGCTTGGCAGCGGTCGCCCTGTTCAACTGGCTGATCACCATCGCACGACTGATCGGGCGACGGGCGCTGGCACACAAAATCTTACAGGTGACACAAGACCGTTCGTCGCCATCAAGGCACGAACGCCAAACGCAGGCGGACCAATAG
- a CDS encoding ADP-ribosylglycohydrolase family protein, with the protein MTPHNRALGAFYGLALGDALGMPTQSLSREQVRARFGAITGLEDAGADQPIAPNMPAGSITDDTEQAILVGELLVEGQGKIEPTVLAQRLIDWEAVMRAKGSQDLLGPSTKRAIDMILAGHTPEESGRYGTTNGAAMRITPVGIAADVSDPVQFIQAVIQACQVTHNTTLGISSAAAVAAVVSAGINGVDLGEALNIGTQVAQQAEGHGHWIAGGRISTRISWARTLSVGSGDKTLFADLLYELIGTSVASQESVVVSFALAQQVAVGEMDAFEALCLAASLGGDTDTIAAMLGAMLGACLGMQCWPEALIEQVKQVNGLDLQPLVQGLLTIR; encoded by the coding sequence ATGACCCCGCACAATCGCGCCCTCGGTGCGTTCTACGGCCTGGCATTGGGCGATGCCCTGGGCATGCCCACCCAGTCACTGAGCCGTGAGCAAGTCCGCGCGCGTTTCGGTGCCATCACTGGCCTGGAAGATGCCGGCGCCGACCAGCCAATCGCGCCGAACATGCCTGCCGGCTCCATCACCGATGACACCGAGCAGGCCATCCTGGTCGGTGAGTTGCTGGTGGAAGGCCAAGGCAAAATCGAACCCACGGTCCTGGCCCAGCGCCTGATCGACTGGGAAGCAGTGATGCGCGCCAAGGGCTCGCAGGATTTGCTTGGGCCTTCCACCAAGCGTGCGATCGACATGATCCTCGCCGGCCACACGCCGGAAGAGTCCGGCCGCTATGGCACCACCAACGGCGCAGCGATGCGCATCACCCCGGTGGGGATTGCCGCCGATGTCAGCGACCCGGTGCAGTTTATCCAGGCGGTGATCCAGGCCTGCCAGGTGACCCATAACACCACCCTGGGCATTTCCAGTGCCGCGGCGGTGGCGGCGGTCGTGTCGGCGGGTATCAACGGCGTGGACCTGGGCGAAGCGTTGAACATCGGCACTCAGGTTGCCCAGCAAGCGGAAGGGCACGGCCACTGGATTGCTGGCGGGCGCATTTCCACCCGCATCAGTTGGGCGCGGACCTTGAGCGTCGGCAGCGGCGACAAGACGCTGTTCGCCGACCTGTTATACGAATTGATCGGCACCTCCGTCGCTTCTCAGGAGTCGGTGGTGGTGTCGTTTGCCCTGGCCCAGCAAGTGGCGGTGGGCGAGATGGATGCCTTCGAGGCGCTGTGCCTGGCGGCCAGCCTTGGCGGTGACACCGACACCATCGCGGCGATGCTGGGCGCCATGCTCGGTGCGTGCCTGGGCATGCAGTGCTGGCCCGAAGCGCTGATCGAACAGGTCAAGCAGGTCAATGGCCTGGACTTGCAGCCGCTGGTCCAAGGGCTGCTCACGATTCGATAA
- a CDS encoding GNAT family N-acetyltransferase, with the protein MTIEIRPAVPSDAAQILTFITELAEYEKARHEVIASVVDIERSLFSEGATAHGLICSRDGMPIGFAVFFFSYSTWLGSNCLYLEDLYINPEQRGGGAGKKLLRHLAKIAFDNGCGRFEWSVLDWNEPAIAFYKSIGAQPQEEWVRYRMEGDALRDFALG; encoded by the coding sequence ATGACCATCGAGATTCGCCCCGCCGTGCCCAGCGATGCTGCGCAGATCCTGACCTTCATTACCGAGCTGGCCGAGTACGAGAAAGCTCGGCATGAAGTGATCGCCAGTGTGGTGGACATCGAGCGCAGCCTGTTCAGTGAGGGGGCCACCGCCCATGGCCTGATCTGCTCGCGCGACGGTATGCCGATTGGTTTTGCGGTGTTCTTTTTCAGCTATTCCACGTGGCTGGGCAGCAACTGCCTGTACCTGGAAGACCTCTACATCAACCCGGAACAACGCGGCGGCGGGGCGGGCAAGAAGTTGTTGCGCCACCTGGCGAAGATTGCTTTCGATAACGGCTGCGGGCGCTTTGAGTGGAGCGTGCTGGACTGGAACGAACCGGCGATCGCTTTCTACAAGTCCATCGGCGCCCAGCCGCAGGAAGAGTGGGTGCGCTATCGCATGGAAGGCGATGCGCTGCGCGACTTCGCGCTCGGCTAG
- a CDS encoding PfkB family carbohydrate kinase → MSRLLHTGQVIVDLVMALDTLPATGGDVLAKSASFEAGGGFNVMAAARRNGLPVVYLGRHGNGRFGDLARAAMQAEGIEMALATSEGKDTGLCVSLTEATTERTFISHIGAEGELSAEDLAKVEPQADDYVYVSGYSLLLEGKAQPLIDWLLALPREIVVVFDPGPLVKAPDSALMCALLPRIDIWTSNGPEALAFTGAADIAAALPALSEHLPAQTLLVVRDGPNGCWVGRANAVEHVAGFKVRAVDSNGAGDAHAGVFIAGLARGLKPAEAARRANGAAALAVTRWGPATSPGTAEVDALVAE, encoded by the coding sequence ATGTCTAGATTGCTGCACACCGGCCAGGTCATCGTCGACCTGGTCATGGCCCTCGATACCTTGCCCGCAACCGGCGGTGACGTGCTGGCGAAATCAGCCAGCTTTGAAGCCGGCGGTGGCTTCAATGTCATGGCCGCCGCTCGGCGTAATGGGCTGCCAGTGGTCTACCTGGGGCGTCACGGCAACGGGCGTTTTGGCGACCTGGCCCGAGCGGCGATGCAGGCCGAGGGTATTGAAATGGCCCTGGCGACCAGTGAAGGCAAGGACACCGGTTTGTGCGTGTCACTGACCGAAGCCACCACCGAACGCACCTTCATTTCCCACATCGGCGCCGAGGGGGAACTGAGTGCCGAGGACTTGGCCAAGGTTGAACCGCAGGCTGACGACTATGTGTATGTCAGCGGCTACAGCCTGTTGCTGGAGGGCAAGGCACAACCGCTGATCGACTGGTTGCTGGCGCTGCCACGGGAGATCGTGGTGGTGTTCGATCCAGGTCCGCTGGTGAAGGCGCCGGACTCGGCCTTGATGTGCGCGTTGTTACCGCGCATCGATATCTGGACCAGCAACGGCCCCGAAGCCCTGGCATTTACCGGCGCAGCGGATATCGCTGCCGCGTTGCCAGCGCTGAGCGAACACCTGCCTGCGCAGACGCTGCTGGTGGTTCGCGACGGGCCGAATGGCTGCTGGGTAGGGCGAGCGAATGCCGTTGAGCACGTGGCCGGCTTCAAGGTGCGGGCGGTTGACAGCAACGGCGCGGGGGACGCGCATGCGGGGGTATTCATAGCGGGCTTGGCCAGAGGCTTGAAGCCTGCTGAAGCGGCGCGCCGTGCGAATGGGGCGGCAGCTTTGGCGGTGACGCGGTGGGGGCCGGCTACGTCACCCGGCACGGCCGAAGTCGATGCCCTGGTGGCTGAATAA
- a CDS encoding purine-cytosine permease family protein produces MSTTSSGQSAGQLETRGIEPVPEGECNGHPLQLFWVWFAANISILGLPLGATLVAFRGLAIWQAIIVAILGAAGSFAVVGIISIAGRRGRAPSLTLSRAIFGVRGNIGPTLVSLMSRLGWETVNTTTAAFVLLSLCSILFGSPVEAKSAPVLTLIFIAIFVLLTLSVSGLGHATLLVIQKWATYVFGALNILVGGFLCATIDWSAVFNATPAPLSAMIIGIGTMAAGTGIGWANAGADMSRYQHRSVKAVRLVASAAFGAGIPLVLLITLGGLLSVGNNDLASATDPIVAIRDMLPTWMAVPYLITAFGGLLLSNNLSVYSAGLTTLTLGLKVKRVHAVIVDIVAIFAGSIYFMLIADSFYGPFITFISLLAVPITAWVGIFVVDLIHRHYYSPKDLLDVSPSSAYWYRGGVEWRAFGAWAVAIVLGFSFTTIGTTAENIWFAGPLSDSWLGHNGLGWIVTFLVAGGIYAVLGGAADRRPALVESPNV; encoded by the coding sequence ATGAGCACGACTTCTTCCGGCCAGAGCGCCGGGCAATTGGAAACACGCGGCATCGAACCGGTTCCTGAAGGCGAGTGCAACGGTCACCCGCTGCAACTGTTCTGGGTGTGGTTCGCGGCCAATATCAGCATCCTCGGCTTGCCGCTCGGGGCGACACTGGTCGCGTTTCGCGGCCTGGCGATCTGGCAGGCGATCATCGTCGCGATCCTCGGCGCCGCCGGCTCCTTCGCCGTGGTGGGCATTATTTCCATCGCGGGTCGCCGTGGGCGTGCGCCCAGCCTGACCCTGTCCCGCGCCATCTTTGGCGTGCGCGGCAATATCGGGCCGACGTTGGTGTCGCTGATGTCACGCCTAGGCTGGGAAACCGTCAACACCACCACCGCTGCGTTCGTGCTGCTGTCGTTGTGCTCGATCCTGTTCGGGTCTCCTGTCGAGGCGAAAAGCGCCCCGGTGCTCACCCTGATCTTCATCGCCATCTTTGTGCTGCTGACCTTGTCGGTATCCGGCCTGGGCCACGCCACCTTGCTGGTGATCCAGAAGTGGGCCACCTATGTGTTCGGCGCCTTGAATATCCTGGTCGGCGGCTTCCTCTGCGCCACCATTGATTGGAGTGCCGTATTCAACGCCACGCCGGCACCGCTCAGCGCGATGATCATCGGCATCGGTACCATGGCGGCCGGTACCGGTATCGGCTGGGCCAACGCCGGTGCCGACATGTCGCGCTACCAGCACCGCAGCGTCAAGGCTGTGCGCCTGGTGGCATCCGCCGCGTTTGGTGCGGGCATTCCCCTGGTGTTGCTGATCACCCTTGGCGGCCTGCTGTCGGTGGGTAACAACGACCTGGCCTCGGCCACTGACCCGATCGTCGCGATACGCGACATGCTGCCGACCTGGATGGCGGTGCCGTACCTGATCACCGCGTTCGGCGGGCTGCTGTTGTCCAACAACCTCTCGGTGTATTCGGCGGGCCTCACCACCCTGACCCTCGGCCTGAAGGTCAAGCGCGTGCATGCGGTGATCGTCGACATCGTTGCGATCTTCGCCGGCTCGATTTACTTCATGCTGATCGCCGACAGTTTCTACGGCCCATTCATCACGTTCATCTCGCTGCTGGCGGTACCGATTACCGCATGGGTCGGCATCTTCGTGGTCGACCTGATCCATCGTCACTACTACAGCCCCAAGGACCTGCTGGACGTGAGCCCAAGCAGCGCCTACTGGTATCGCGGCGGTGTGGAGTGGCGTGCGTTCGGCGCCTGGGCCGTGGCGATCGTGCTGGGCTTCAGCTTCACCACCATCGGCACCACCGCCGAAAACATTTGGTTCGCCGGGCCTTTGTCCGACTCGTGGCTGGGCCACAACGGCCTGGGCTGGATCGTCACCTTCCTGGTGGCCGGCGGGATTTATGCGGTACTGGGCGGCGCAGCTGACCGCCGCCCGGCTTTAGTAGAGAGCCCTAATGTCTAG